From one Variovorax sp. PBL-H6 genomic stretch:
- a CDS encoding LysR family transcriptional regulator, giving the protein MNLSMRQMRAFLHVARIGNFTRAAEQAHMTQAGLSTLVREMERQLGARLFDRTTRMVGLTAAGRRLLPVVERVLGELDEVTGRLGAEGDEARQTLRVAATPLVSSNLLPQVFARFRESHPRIRLKLFDADLRAVEALVVEGEADMGLGFFFKAAPGLDRSPVGHFQLMRVTPAQDDEATPVGSAPWSSLRGAQLLGLPPSNPIQKLIDGHLASVGQADPNRLAFNFFGTLISMVEAGFGSAVMPTFALAACRRHRVRTDLLVKPKVELDFYRITKRGVQETEAMQAFCKTLVKALPALSR; this is encoded by the coding sequence ATGAATTTGTCCATGCGCCAGATGCGCGCATTCCTGCACGTGGCGCGAATCGGCAACTTCACCCGCGCGGCCGAGCAGGCCCACATGACGCAGGCAGGCCTCAGCACGCTGGTGCGAGAGATGGAGCGCCAACTCGGCGCGCGCCTGTTCGACCGCACTACACGCATGGTCGGCCTGACGGCCGCGGGGCGGCGCCTGCTGCCGGTGGTCGAGCGCGTGCTGGGCGAGCTGGACGAGGTCACGGGCCGCCTTGGCGCCGAGGGCGACGAAGCTCGACAGACGCTGCGAGTTGCCGCCACCCCGCTGGTGTCCTCGAACCTGCTGCCACAGGTCTTCGCCCGCTTCCGCGAAAGCCATCCACGCATCCGGCTCAAGCTCTTCGATGCCGACCTTCGCGCCGTGGAAGCGCTGGTGGTCGAGGGCGAGGCCGACATGGGCCTGGGCTTCTTCTTCAAGGCAGCGCCGGGGCTGGACCGTTCGCCCGTGGGCCACTTCCAGCTGATGCGCGTGACGCCGGCGCAGGACGATGAAGCGACGCCCGTCGGCAGCGCACCATGGTCCTCGCTGCGTGGCGCGCAGCTGCTCGGCCTGCCGCCGAGCAATCCGATCCAGAAGCTGATCGACGGCCACCTGGCGAGCGTCGGCCAGGCCGATCCGAACCGCCTTGCGTTCAACTTCTTCGGAACCCTGATCTCGATGGTCGAGGCGGGATTCGGCAGCGCCGTGATGCCGACCTTCGCGCTGGCGGCCTGCCGGCGGCACCGGGTGCGGACCGACCTGCTGGTCAAGCCGAAGGTCGAACTGGACTTCTACCGCATCACCAAGCGCGGCGTGCAGGAGACCGAGGCCATGCAGGCCTTCTGCAAGACGCTGGTCAAGGCCTTGCCGGCCTTGTCGCGATAG
- a CDS encoding exodeoxyribonuclease III has translation MFKLTSLNLNGLRSAATKGVADWVAELAPDCICMQEIRVQASDIEGRFEAMAGLKGYFHFAEKKGYAGTAIYTRHEPGEVVVGWGDREFDAEGRYLELRFDTPQRKFSVISCYFPSGSSGEERQAAKYRFLKGFFPHLIALKREREFVLCGDINIAHKEIDLKNWRGNQKNSGFLPEERAWMTRLLDEGAEGAGLVDVYRMLKPDATDEAYTWWSNRGQAYAKNVGWRLDYHLATPAIARHARNEQIFKTIKFSDHAPITVDYDFTL, from the coding sequence GTGTTCAAACTCACCAGCCTCAACCTCAATGGCCTGCGCTCGGCTGCGACCAAGGGTGTCGCCGACTGGGTGGCCGAACTGGCGCCGGATTGTATTTGCATGCAGGAGATCCGCGTCCAGGCGAGCGACATCGAAGGCCGCTTCGAGGCCATGGCCGGCCTCAAAGGCTACTTCCATTTTGCGGAGAAGAAGGGCTACGCGGGCACTGCGATCTACACCAGGCACGAGCCCGGCGAAGTCGTGGTGGGCTGGGGCGACAGGGAATTCGACGCTGAAGGCCGCTACCTCGAGCTGCGCTTCGATACGCCGCAGCGCAAGTTCTCGGTGATCAGCTGCTATTTCCCGAGCGGCTCCTCGGGCGAGGAGAGACAGGCGGCGAAGTACCGCTTCCTCAAGGGCTTCTTCCCGCATCTCATCGCCCTCAAGCGCGAGCGGGAGTTCGTGCTGTGCGGCGACATCAACATCGCGCACAAGGAGATCGACCTCAAGAACTGGCGCGGCAACCAGAAGAACAGCGGCTTCCTGCCCGAGGAGCGGGCCTGGATGACCCGGCTGCTCGACGAGGGCGCCGAGGGCGCGGGCCTGGTCGACGTCTACCGCATGCTCAAGCCCGACGCCACCGACGAGGCCTACACCTGGTGGAGCAACCGCGGACAGGCGTACGCAAAGAACGTGGGCTGGCGGCTGGACTACCACCTGGCCACGCCGGCCATCGCCAGGCACGCGCGCAACGAGCAGATCTTCAAGACCATCAAGTTCAGCGACCACGCGCCGATCACGGTCGACTACGACTTCACGCTGTAA